In the Methanococcoides sp. LMO-2 genome, one interval contains:
- a CDS encoding metal-dependent transcriptional regulator, whose amino-acid sequence MKISENAEEILERMWVCTNEKGTDPVSLESLEVEENSPEIQELLEIENITLSGSDVSLTEEGAANGRTVVRRHRLAERLLADVLNTKEKYIHSSACDFEHILYHGIDENVCILLGHPRTCPHGRPIPEGECCIKAKEELEHVVASLSALKNGQSGKIAYFNMREEEKMQKMLAMGVLPGIPVKLVQSYPSYVFDLNHTRYAVDREIADSIYVRIRRD is encoded by the coding sequence ATGAAGATAAGTGAGAATGCGGAAGAGATCCTGGAAAGGATGTGGGTCTGCACGAACGAGAAGGGGACAGATCCAGTGAGCCTGGAATCCCTCGAGGTGGAAGAGAATTCACCCGAGATACAGGAACTGCTTGAGATCGAGAACATCACACTCTCCGGTTCAGATGTCAGTCTTACAGAGGAAGGAGCTGCAAACGGAAGGACCGTTGTCAGAAGGCATCGTCTTGCAGAGAGACTTCTTGCGGATGTCCTGAACACCAAAGAAAAGTATATCCACAGCTCTGCGTGTGATTTCGAGCATATCCTGTACCACGGTATCGATGAGAACGTATGTATCCTGCTTGGACACCCACGCACATGCCCTCACGGAAGACCAATACCTGAAGGTGAGTGCTGTATAAAGGCAAAGGAGGAACTGGAGCATGTGGTTGCCTCACTTTCAGCCCTGAAGAACGGACAGAGCGGGAAAATTGCTTATTTCAATATGCGCGAAGAAGAAAAGATGCAGAAGATGCTGGCAATGGGAGTTCTGCCAGGAATTCCGGTAAAACTTGTGCAGTCATACCCTTCCTATGTCTTCGACCTGAACCATACAAGATATGCAGTTGACAGGGAAATTGCCGACAGCATATATGTGAGGATAAGAAGGGACTGA
- a CDS encoding HIT family protein: MECLFCNIIKGDIPSYKVYEDETAYAFLDINPCSKGHTVVVPKTHYENFTEMPAEEAAALFATVRMIARLVEDAVSADGSNIGLNNKPAAGQAVPHVHVHIIPRFEGDNGGSMHSIVHVPGAGDDLEEMAELLVME; this comes from the coding sequence ATGGAATGCCTGTTCTGTAACATAATAAAGGGAGATATCCCGTCATACAAGGTCTACGAAGATGAAACGGCCTATGCTTTTCTTGACATAAACCCCTGCTCAAAAGGACACACGGTGGTTGTCCCCAAGACACACTACGAGAACTTCACCGAGATGCCTGCCGAGGAAGCAGCTGCACTTTTTGCCACCGTAAGGATGATCGCAAGACTGGTTGAAGATGCCGTATCCGCGGACGGCTCGAACATCGGCCTGAACAACAAGCCCGCCGCCGGGCAGGCAGTTCCACATGTCCACGTCCACATCATCCCCCGCTTTGAAGGAGACAACGGAGGATCCATGCATTCAATAGTGCACGTTCCGGGAGCCGGCGATGACCTGGAAGAGATGGCAGAACTTCTTGTGATGGAGTGA
- a CDS encoding DUF7286 family protein: protein MKNESVRVPRTPQERKTKLSAHNYSNPLVKVRALVSSNDAYIPFSVIGIFVILGAVLTSAYFLQMDYEIAQTIYTTEKTDPEKVAIGFASADLSRCLNYAGMEALKWKGEHPIIQPVNSSGGTTSEDDFMVNARTHDLEPGDALYIRIDLPSDVWYSISSIWKNQSIILRIKDSNGQTIDSVDYGEAVSFWKTVSFEENFLLPQEMEPGYGTIELDCGGSVKATDWFSVAMNPVKDISANHFNELITGNYQYNNYVYDRYAINVEPDIEPYRILIEEINGTLERQINDDNRTYPIYYTFTIRNLNYTLVDLETGESFDRSMDISTLVTSREPLLEELTTEYERSLNSAETSNIVLGAMNIRSFTYGPWQHYANGPLNIITNPALASAVNAGTAYSQKRTFDSVDPWALMYTTYYNGKVFYEDVHGTADEYEINGSNGSNSSVNLTSVYDDLAQNGSFSVEIREGIGESMAATGTTFEQVDEHSTIRVAASDYIPSLVDGWVFNDHIWTGEHDLVHDVAREVYSAGVQAQVVRDGFNDTVPLSTDTTGSVDSTSYSYHTVSWKASYDLDGEHTGAIEPSYLWDEAWSRSYDRTVKPKIDPPRGSLTGWKVTGATVSLQSVDAQVTITPVFRHRENDNMTGIVRTDGYLEREDHVFDWDVTYNINYKVTSRWKIYYKYYYTYKWKVITGYQTTESGGRIPQYTHYSSSGTGSKTEYYTTTETRSTSHLETETENLSILYHQRPPTGTYEGLTSYADPVTKEYHDTTIEIDGIYRQDPACSDAADKYRELYVDIHEIETRYMLFPNDFYLQERKVECDIPGWLHKMMANELLEMVGSIEAYDPAVNVSLMNNPGADPTMLRYEAAKELTDDLYEDMDYYVNRQQYLTNGEMYTNSDAAHYIAKNEAYLKLTEEIESQNRKLNSDLNDYLLEKLTEANVDILGLDTGALDSVTSGSLSLFNNPALSMAGTALGTEMGIIDTMTITGMPESKYNWTESMTLVVDQYPYYLYHDPDFDLQGQYELKDPKGMTIYPLGVKNTCVFSTGIADDIAGLLDQTSSPVKEATAQMVSSSIEDLSKEVKLLEQNLSQQALPLDTTALDQQALPLDTTALDQQVTGLTTTYSNQMREDIPTMIAEEIQADPVVSLWITETEVTSISQTHLYSLSDSRIINQSADGTLSAGISQKLRAEVIMNNPNLTGDEMDAVLNRLDTDVRIGIANGISVVIIDNSAMIDASFEAVNSELQKLTDDATSQLSEDVAEKVNKRLERTMKHVPMGLPVLPPHWMFTVNVWTYDVIGKYEYFRVSDNDNEVILNTYVGHEGQVYVRKEESVYHPFKRNSNEQFIQMGRNTPIIFNFKGYAATIVGSSPKGVGDKIDGRTETSTGYSQLISELEN, encoded by the coding sequence ATGAAAAACGAATCTGTGAGAGTCCCGCGAACTCCACAGGAAAGAAAAACGAAGCTATCCGCACATAATTATAGCAACCCACTGGTAAAAGTGAGAGCACTCGTCAGCAGCAACGATGCCTACATCCCTTTCTCGGTCATCGGCATCTTTGTGATACTTGGAGCCGTGCTTACCTCAGCCTACTTTTTGCAGATGGACTATGAGATCGCACAGACGATATATACCACCGAGAAGACGGACCCTGAAAAGGTTGCCATCGGTTTTGCTTCTGCGGACCTGTCAAGGTGTCTCAATTATGCAGGGATGGAAGCTCTGAAATGGAAAGGTGAGCACCCCATCATCCAGCCTGTGAACTCTTCCGGAGGCACGACCTCGGAAGATGATTTCATGGTCAATGCCCGAACGCATGACCTTGAGCCCGGAGATGCATTGTACATCAGGATCGACCTGCCATCGGATGTATGGTACAGCATCTCTTCGATCTGGAAGAACCAGAGCATCATACTGAGGATAAAGGACAGCAACGGTCAGACAATTGATTCCGTGGACTACGGGGAAGCAGTGAGCTTCTGGAAAACGGTGTCGTTCGAGGAGAACTTCCTGCTGCCCCAAGAAATGGAACCTGGCTACGGTACCATCGAACTTGACTGCGGAGGCAGTGTGAAGGCCACTGACTGGTTCAGCGTAGCCATGAACCCTGTGAAGGATATATCGGCAAACCATTTCAACGAGCTGATCACAGGGAACTACCAGTACAACAATTATGTCTATGACAGGTATGCAATCAACGTGGAGCCGGACATCGAGCCATACCGGATACTCATCGAAGAGATCAACGGGACACTTGAAAGGCAGATAAACGATGACAACCGGACATATCCCATCTACTACACATTCACCATCCGGAACCTGAACTACACCCTCGTTGACCTTGAGACCGGTGAGTCCTTCGATCGCAGCATGGACATCTCCACGCTTGTGACATCAAGGGAACCGTTGCTGGAAGAGCTTACCACGGAATATGAGCGATCACTGAACAGTGCCGAGACATCGAATATCGTCCTCGGTGCCATGAACATACGGTCGTTCACCTACGGACCCTGGCAACATTATGCCAACGGTCCGCTGAACATTATCACCAACCCGGCACTGGCATCTGCTGTGAATGCAGGAACCGCCTATTCCCAGAAGCGCACGTTCGACTCTGTGGACCCGTGGGCTCTGATGTATACCACATACTACAATGGCAAAGTGTTCTACGAGGACGTTCACGGGACAGCTGACGAGTATGAGATTAATGGATCTAATGGCTCCAACAGCTCTGTAAACCTTACATCCGTCTATGATGATCTTGCTCAGAACGGTTCCTTCAGCGTGGAGATCAGGGAAGGGATTGGCGAGTCCATGGCAGCCACAGGTACGACCTTCGAGCAGGTGGATGAACATTCAACGATACGGGTAGCAGCATCGGATTATATCCCGAGCCTGGTGGACGGCTGGGTATTCAATGACCACATCTGGACGGGGGAGCATGACCTTGTGCATGATGTTGCCCGGGAGGTATATTCTGCCGGAGTGCAGGCGCAGGTCGTAAGGGATGGTTTCAATGATACTGTTCCGCTGTCCACCGATACCACCGGAAGTGTGGATTCAACGTCCTATAGTTATCACACCGTTTCCTGGAAGGCATCGTATGATCTCGACGGAGAGCACACCGGGGCCATCGAACCATCATATCTGTGGGATGAAGCATGGAGCCGGTCATACGACAGGACGGTCAAACCGAAGATCGACCCGCCCAGAGGAAGTCTCACCGGGTGGAAGGTAACTGGTGCCACTGTATCCCTTCAATCGGTGGATGCACAGGTAACGATCACGCCGGTGTTCCGCCACAGGGAGAACGACAATATGACCGGAATTGTCCGCACCGACGGATACCTTGAGCGTGAAGACCATGTTTTCGATTGGGACGTGACATACAATATCAACTATAAGGTCACTTCCAGATGGAAGATCTACTACAAATATTACTATACCTACAAGTGGAAGGTAATTACGGGATATCAGACAACTGAGAGCGGTGGAAGGATTCCGCAATACACACATTACTCATCAAGCGGCACAGGATCGAAGACAGAATATTATACTACCACTGAGACCCGTTCGACATCCCATCTTGAGACCGAGACCGAAAACCTTAGCATACTCTACCACCAGCGCCCGCCCACAGGCACCTACGAAGGACTCACCTCCTACGCCGACCCGGTGACCAAGGAATACCACGACACCACCATTGAGATCGACGGGATTTATCGTCAGGATCCTGCCTGCAGTGATGCCGCTGACAAATACAGAGAACTTTACGTCGATATCCACGAGATCGAGACCCGTTACATGCTGTTCCCAAATGACTTCTACCTCCAGGAACGGAAGGTGGAATGTGATATCCCCGGGTGGCTCCACAAGATGATGGCTAATGAACTGCTGGAGATGGTCGGTTCCATCGAAGCTTATGACCCGGCTGTGAACGTGTCCCTGATGAACAACCCGGGTGCAGATCCCACTATGCTCAGGTACGAGGCTGCAAAGGAGCTGACAGACGACCTTTACGAGGACATGGATTATTACGTGAACAGACAGCAGTACCTGACGAACGGCGAGATGTACACCAACAGCGATGCAGCCCACTATATTGCTAAAAATGAGGCTTACCTGAAGCTGACGGAGGAGATCGAATCGCAGAACCGGAAGCTGAACAGTGACCTCAATGATTACCTGCTGGAGAAGCTCACCGAGGCGAACGTGGACATCTTGGGACTTGACACCGGAGCACTGGACAGCGTGACATCCGGCTCACTCTCACTTTTCAACAACCCTGCTTTGAGCATGGCCGGCACCGCACTGGGAACCGAGATGGGAATCATCGATACCATGACCATCACAGGCATGCCGGAGAGCAAATACAACTGGACCGAAAGCATGACGCTGGTGGTGGACCAGTACCCCTATTACCTCTACCATGACCCGGATTTCGACCTGCAGGGACAATACGAACTGAAGGACCCCAAGGGCATGACCATCTACCCCCTGGGAGTGAAGAACACCTGCGTATTCTCCACCGGGATCGCAGATGACATCGCAGGCCTGCTGGACCAGACCAGCTCCCCGGTAAAGGAAGCTACCGCACAGATGGTGAGCAGTAGCATCGAGGACCTCAGCAAAGAAGTCAAATTACTGGAGCAGAACCTGAGCCAGCAGGCACTCCCCCTTGACACCACCGCACTGGACCAGCAGGCACTCCCCCTTGACACCACCGCACTGGACCAGCAGGTCACCGGCCTGACCACCACCTACAGCAACCAGATGAGAGAGGACATCCCCACAATGATCGCAGAAGAGATCCAAGCCGACCCGGTGGTCTCCCTATGGATCACTGAGACCGAAGTGACCTCCATCTCACAAACCCACCTCTACAGCCTTTCCGACTCCCGGATAATCAACCAGTCCGCCGACGGCACCCTCTCAGCCGGGATCTCCCAAAAACTGAGAGCCGAGGTCATAATGAACAATCCCAACCTCACCGGCGATGAGATGGATGCAGTCCTCAACCGTCTGGACACCGATGTCAGAATAGGCATCGCCAACGGTATCAGCGTCGTGATCATTGACAACAGCGCCATGATCGACGCCTCCTTTGAGGCTGTCAACAGCGAACTTCAGAAGCTGACAGACGATGCCACCAGCCAGCTCAGCGAGGACGTCGCAGAAAAGGTCAACAAACGCCTGGAAAGGACGATGAAGCATGTCCCAATGGGATTGCCGGTGCTCCCCCCGCACTGGATGTTCACTGTGAATGTCTGGACGTACGATGTGATCGGGAAGTATGAGTATTTCAGGGTGAGTGATAACGACAATGAGGTTATTCTGAATACTTATGTGGGGCATGAGGGGCAGGTGTATGTGAGAAAGGAAGAAAGTGTGTATCACCCATTCAAAAGAAACTCAAATGAACAGTTTATTCAAATGGGCCGAAATACCCCTATTATATTCAACTTTAAAGGATATGCTGCCACCATAGTTGGATCCAGCCCAAAGGGTGTCGGTGACAAAATCGATGGTAGAACTGAGACCTCAACAGGATATTCTCAATTAATTAGCGAATTGGAGAACTAA
- a CDS encoding metal-dependent transcriptional regulator, which produces MTTERTEDYLKAIDTVIEKKGYSQVKDIARFLNVSPSSVTGMFKKLTKEGYINYEKYGGVTLTPEGKKLARSTKEKYSVLHEFLILLGVDEVTADDDACKMEHAVTLQTLEKLTKFSEFVNSKEEMPKFFLHFKEFCEKGEISECKKKKQNVSLNKKTRKACKE; this is translated from the coding sequence TTGACCACTGAGAGAACTGAAGATTACCTGAAAGCTATTGATACAGTTATTGAGAAAAAGGGATACTCACAGGTAAAGGACATCGCGAGATTCCTTAATGTAAGCCCCTCCAGTGTGACAGGTATGTTCAAGAAGCTCACCAAAGAAGGATATATCAATTACGAGAAATATGGCGGAGTCACCCTTACTCCTGAAGGAAAGAAACTTGCAAGAAGTACCAAGGAGAAATACAGCGTCCTGCATGAGTTCCTGATCCTGCTGGGAGTCGATGAGGTCACAGCCGATGATGATGCATGCAAAATGGAGCATGCTGTGACACTCCAGACACTTGAGAAGCTCACGAAGTTCAGTGAGTTCGTGAACTCCAAAGAGGAGATGCCAAAGTTCTTCCTCCATTTCAAAGAGTTCTGTGAAAAGGGTGAGATCTCAGAGTGTAAAAAGAAGAAGCAAAATGTTTCTTTGAACAAGAAGACAAGAAAAGCCTGCAAGGAATGA
- a CDS encoding sarcinarray family MAST domain-containing protein codes for MIKTILMILLLILSFSTSALAYNPYGEVYTYEVYYNGDKLDLDAAKPVLKIGEPFTLKFELTVYQKSFVNVVLTELGDDDFVILEGPTSKMGEYTGLTTLEADSTQIYEWKIAPTEKWADGTMPIDLHYEILDPSTPEPIVSSTFTAVLPYISTEYYEAPEPTPTDHPESDTKQTPAFTLPAALLAIALVALRKRC; via the coding sequence ATGATAAAAACCATCCTAATGATACTATTGCTAATACTCTCATTTTCAACAAGTGCATTGGCATACAACCCTTATGGAGAAGTATACACATATGAAGTGTACTACAATGGAGACAAATTAGACTTAGATGCTGCAAAGCCAGTTCTAAAAATTGGTGAGCCTTTTACACTCAAATTTGAATTAACGGTTTATCAAAAAAGTTTTGTTAACGTTGTATTAACAGAATTAGGAGATGATGATTTTGTTATTTTGGAGGGACCGACTAGCAAAATGGGAGAATATACAGGTCTAACAACCCTTGAAGCAGATTCAACTCAAATTTATGAGTGGAAAATTGCACCTACTGAAAAGTGGGCAGATGGAACAATGCCCATTGACCTGCATTATGAGATATTAGACCCAAGTACTCCAGAACCAATTGTGAGTAGTACATTCACAGCAGTCCTCCCCTACATCTCCACCGAATACTACGAAGCCCCCGAACCTACACCAACAGACCACCCGGAGAGCGACACCAAACAGACCCCCGCATTTACCCTCCCGGCTGCCCTGCTGGCAATAGCACTTGTTGCCCTGCGCAAGAGGTGTTAA
- a CDS encoding cupin domain-containing protein, which yields MRNIMEKYNIFNQIPADLSSEVFEPLVDKQGLLIERIISKKHVTPEGQWYDQERSEWVMVLQGEAKLMFEDSEVVHLAPGDHINIYAHCKHRVIWTSETTETIWLAVHY from the coding sequence ATGAGGAATATCATGGAGAAATATAATATTTTTAACCAGATTCCTGCCGATCTGAGCAGTGAAGTGTTCGAACCTTTGGTGGATAAACAAGGGCTATTGATCGAGCGTATCATATCTAAGAAACATGTTACTCCGGAGGGGCAATGGTATGATCAGGAACGAAGCGAATGGGTCATGGTGTTGCAGGGGGAGGCGAAGTTGATGTTCGAAGATTCAGAGGTTGTACACCTCGCTCCCGGCGATCATATCAATATCTACGCCCACTGCAAACACAGGGTCATCTGGACCAGCGAGACTACCGAAACCATCTGGCTGGCAGTACATTATTGA
- the feoB gene encoding ferrous iron transport protein B, translated as MFTKFKKKKCCAEDEDIRRELENIILVGNPNVGKSVIFNHFSDSYAIVSNYPGTTVSISKGNGRIAGKEYEIIDTPGMYSLLPITEEERVSQSYLFNTKPFVYVHVVDAKNLQRMLPLTLQLIEAEVPLILVLNMMDEAADRGVEINEDKLSKELGIPVVCTTSIKGEGLDKLEDVISSYEFQPVENKVRYSRGIETAIEEISELIRSEYGVSKRTLVQLLLQNDKVAFDKITENNEDVGSIRNLVAETEKNYADPLNYVITIERQEFVNEIVGQVMRTNKAPKKATTITNSEDRKTGTPLREKIDKLLIKPVTGIPILFLVLYFGLYKFVGGFAAGTVVDYLEGTLFGEMINPWIIESFNALVPYPVIQDLFVGEYGILTQAVTYAIALVMPLVGAFFIVFSIIEDTGYLPRLAMLIDRAFKKMGMSGRAVIPMVLGFGCATMATMVTRTLETKREKIIASMLLSLAIPCSAQLGVILGILSFSSKALLIWAFVIGIELLFIGFLSSKVLPGESPSFFMEMPPLRLPKASNVLIKTYSRMQWYFLEVLPLFVAASVLIWIGRLTGLFEMAVRLFSYPSQWIGLPAEGGVMFLYGFFRRDFGAAGLFDMYNAGMLTDINLVVAAITLTLFMPCIAQFMVTVKERGLKIAFVMAAFIFPSAFAVGYIVNYVLTTFGVVL; from the coding sequence ATGTTCACCAAATTCAAAAAGAAAAAATGCTGCGCAGAGGATGAGGATATCCGGAGAGAACTTGAAAATATAATCCTTGTAGGAAATCCAAATGTGGGAAAGAGCGTTATCTTCAACCACTTCTCTGATAGTTATGCTATCGTCTCAAACTACCCCGGAACCACGGTTTCAATAAGCAAAGGAAACGGCAGGATCGCGGGAAAGGAATATGAGATCATCGATACACCCGGCATGTACTCGTTGCTTCCCATAACTGAGGAGGAACGTGTATCACAGAGCTATCTCTTTAACACCAAACCTTTTGTTTACGTACATGTGGTTGATGCAAAGAACCTCCAGCGTATGCTTCCCCTGACCTTGCAGCTGATCGAAGCAGAAGTGCCCCTCATACTCGTCCTGAACATGATGGACGAAGCTGCAGACAGGGGAGTTGAGATCAATGAGGATAAGCTCAGCAAAGAACTGGGGATCCCTGTGGTCTGTACCACATCCATCAAAGGAGAGGGACTGGATAAGCTGGAGGATGTAATCTCCAGTTATGAGTTCCAGCCTGTTGAAAACAAGGTCAGATACAGCAGAGGTATCGAGACAGCCATCGAAGAAATAAGTGAATTGATAAGATCTGAGTACGGCGTCTCAAAAAGGACACTTGTACAACTGCTCCTCCAGAATGATAAGGTTGCATTTGATAAAATAACCGAGAACAACGAAGATGTCGGATCGATCAGGAATCTGGTCGCTGAGACCGAGAAGAACTATGCTGATCCGCTTAACTATGTCATTACCATAGAGAGACAGGAATTCGTCAACGAAATCGTCGGACAGGTCATGAGAACAAATAAAGCTCCGAAGAAAGCAACAACAATAACAAATTCAGAGGATAGAAAGACAGGAACCCCACTTAGAGAGAAGATAGACAAACTTCTCATAAAACCTGTTACAGGAATACCGATACTTTTCCTGGTCCTCTATTTCGGATTGTACAAGTTCGTAGGCGGGTTTGCAGCAGGAACCGTTGTAGACTATCTTGAAGGGACACTGTTCGGAGAGATGATCAACCCATGGATCATCGAGAGCTTCAATGCCCTGGTCCCTTATCCGGTCATACAGGACCTCTTCGTGGGTGAATACGGCATACTGACGCAGGCTGTGACATATGCAATTGCACTGGTCATGCCGCTTGTAGGTGCGTTCTTCATCGTGTTCTCCATAATAGAGGACACAGGATACCTCCCACGTCTTGCAATGCTCATTGACCGTGCTTTCAAGAAGATGGGAATGAGCGGCAGGGCTGTCATCCCGATGGTACTTGGTTTCGGTTGTGCCACAATGGCAACCATGGTCACGCGTACCCTTGAGACAAAGAGGGAGAAGATCATCGCAAGCATGTTGCTTTCACTGGCAATCCCGTGTTCTGCACAACTTGGAGTTATACTGGGTATACTTTCGTTCAGCTCAAAGGCACTGCTGATATGGGCTTTTGTCATCGGAATAGAGCTTTTGTTCATAGGATTCCTTTCATCAAAGGTCCTGCCCGGAGAAAGCCCCAGTTTCTTCATGGAGATGCCACCACTGAGGCTCCCGAAAGCTTCGAACGTGCTTATCAAGACCTATTCAAGGATGCAGTGGTACTTCCTTGAGGTACTGCCCCTCTTCGTAGCAGCAAGTGTTCTGATCTGGATCGGAAGGCTTACCGGACTGTTCGAGATGGCTGTCAGGCTGTTCTCATACCCTTCACAGTGGATAGGACTCCCGGCTGAGGGCGGAGTTATGTTCCTCTACGGGTTCTTCAGAAGGGACTTCGGTGCTGCCGGACTGTTCGATATGTACAATGCAGGGATGCTCACCGACATCAACCTCGTTGTCGCTGCCATCACACTGACACTGTTCATGCCATGTATAGCACAGTTCATGGTAACCGTGAAGGAAAGAGGATTAAAGATAGCCTTTGTCATGGCTGCATTCATTTTCCCGAGTGCATTCGCTGTGGGATATATCGTTAACTATGTCCTTACAACATTCGGAGTGGTACTATGA